One genomic region from Daphnia magna isolate NIES linkage group LG10, ASM2063170v1.1, whole genome shotgun sequence encodes:
- the LOC116932523 gene encoding uncharacterized protein LOC116932523: MDPPLIDCVSDVMASSATESQSLNLINGEIFFVTIDVSTDTYTFWIADSLTGRYFDVTNAEFFVCNMPPMFDEEFSDCPRYNLSFKMPRNYVRKRTKPPPSEDLLRMAIGEVLSGKSSIRKAAEKFNLCHSSLAYYSKRFASCGLLPPKTVKRSEHSTQIIPAKYEAELAEYLKKCTLINHGLSPNETRVIAYSFATANRISTPQNWSKHEKASQDWLSFCLKRNPIRKPEQTSQARAAGFNKAFKPHQIWNGDETNTPTVVQPPKVIACKGTRQVQQTVSAERGTNVTMLAFISASGTTVPPVFGFPRKKVLPPMYESGPLVCIGLAHDSGWMTGPKFFKALQHFHGYVKSSTTNPVLLLLDNHSSHLVYQAVSFAKGNDIVILTFPPHCSYVLQPCDISVFGPFKKSFGKNQNDWLHTHPGERIAIRNIAQLSNGPFQSTFTQINIISGFKASGIFPFNGFAIPEWSYLPCFVTERPAPEADTSSSLNDSTNDSSQIPQENVIPLNQLCRMTPSAPHGTSSIHNNGFEVVCSLPGSSTQTNSSHFTLENIRSLNQLTQTTPLTTHGTSSIHTNCFEVDGSLPGSFTETNATDDSPHVPLEKIRPLTQVCQMTPLAPRKRTSNRLGSTRIITDTPEKDKIE; the protein is encoded by the exons ATGGATCCCCCGTTGATTGATTGTGTGTCGGATGTCATGGCTTCCTCAGCTACTGAAAGTCAAAGTTTAAATTTGATTAATGGtgaaattttctttgtcaCAATCGACGTATCTACcg ATACTTACACATTCTGGATTGCAGATTCATTAACTGGAAGATATTTCGACGTAACCAATGCAGAATTCTTTGTTTGCAATATGCCACCCATGTTTGATGAGGAGTTTAGTGATTGTCCTCGTTACAATTTAAGTTTCAAA atgccgagaAATTATGTCAGAAAAAGAACCAAACCCCCTCCATCTGAAGACTTGTTACGTATGGCAATTGGGGAGGTTCTGTCAGGCAAATCATCTATTAGAAAAGCCGCAGAGAAGTTCAATCTTTGTCATTCAAGTTTAGCGTACTACAGTAAAAGATTTGCTTCCTGTGGACTACTTCCCCCCAAAACAGTGAAACGCAGTGAACACTCAACTCAAATTATCCCAGCAAAGTACGAAGCTGAATTGGCAGAATACTTGAAGAAATGTACACTGATTAACCATGGCCTTTCGCCAAACGAAACACGTGTTATTGCCTATTCATTTGCTACTGCAAATCGTATATCGACGCCACAGAATTGGTCAAAGCATGAAAAAGCTTCACAAGATTGGCTTTCTTTTTGTCTTAAACGCAACCCTATAAGAAAGCCAGAACAAACTAGCCAAGCTAGAGCAGCTGGGTTCAATAAGGCG TTCAAGCCTCATCAAATATGGAATGGAGACGAAACAAACACGCCAACTGTTGTGCAGCCTCCCAAAGTGATCGCATGTAAAGGAACTAGACAG GTTCAGCAAACTGTGTCTGCTGAAAGGGGGACAAACGTTACCATGCTGGCTTTTATCAGTGCTTCCGGTACTACCGTACCACCAGTTTTCGGGTTCCCTAGAAAAAAAGTATTGCCCCCTATGTATGAAAGTGGACCACTAGTATGCATTGGACTCGCACACGATTCTGGATGGATGACTGGTCCAAAGTTTTTCAAAGCTCTTCAGCATTTCCATGGCTACGTAAAATCATCCACAACAAACCCAGTGTTGCTTTTGTTAGACAACCATTCAAGTCACTTAGTTTACCAGGCGGTATCTTTtgcaaaaggaaatgataTCGTCATACTAACTTTCCCGCCCCACTGTTCCTACGTATTACAGCCGTGTGACATAAGTGTATTTgggccatttaaaaaatcttttggaaaAAATCAGAACGACTGGCTTCATACCCATCCTGGAGAAAGGATAGCAATTAGAAATATTGCACAACTTTCAAATGGGCCGTTTCAATCAACTTTCACccaaataaatattatttctGGATTTAAAGCAAGTGGAATTTTTCCCTTTAATGGATTCGCAATCCCTGAGTGGAGTTATTTGCCATGCTTTGTTACGGAGAGGCCAG CTCCAGAAGCAGATACGTCCTCGTCACTTAATGATTCTACAAATGATTCATCACAAATTCCACAGGAGAATGTAATACCGCTCAATCAATTGTGCCGAATGACACCATCTGCTCCACATGGAACTTCATCTATTCATAACAATGGTTTTG aGGTTGTTTGTTCTTTACCAGGGTCCTCTACACAAACCAATTCATCACATTTTACTCTGGAGAATATAAGATCGCTCAATCAACTGACGCAAACGACACCACTTACTACACATGGAACCTCATCTATTCATACCAATTGTTTTG AGGTCGATGGTTCTTTACCAGGGTCCTTTACAGAAACCAATGCAACCGACGATTCACCACATGTTCCTCTGGAGAAGATTAGACCGCTCACCCAAGTGTGCCAAATGACTCCACTTGCTCCACGGAAAAGAACCAGCAATCGTTTAGGGAGTACTAGAATCATAACGGATACTccagaaaaagacaaaatcgAATAA